A single window of Microbispora hainanensis DNA harbors:
- a CDS encoding haloacid dehalogenase type II has product MFDVNETLIDFESMNPLFQRVFGDARVMREWLGHLFLYSMAITAAGLYEQFFTLGQGLLRMLGDIHGVMVTDADIEQIRRAMLAMPPHPDVEAGLTRLADAGFRLVTLTNSPFDADGRSPLEHAGLAHHFERQFSVDTVRAFKPAPRAYHLVTQSLRVPPASCFLVAAHLWDTMGAQSCGYTAGLITRPGHARCPSSRCRGRTWSRRTCPAWPISSSGSGADGEFRRRARRDDAGIAPGSLRDHRGTHGGPRTSQVETRAARKGPARYCVRNLDVTCGRCHSVGS; this is encoded by the coding sequence GTGTTCGACGTCAACGAGACGCTGATCGACTTCGAGTCGATGAACCCGCTTTTCCAACGCGTATTCGGCGACGCCCGGGTGATGCGCGAATGGCTCGGCCACCTTTTCCTGTATTCGATGGCCATCACCGCGGCCGGCCTCTACGAGCAGTTCTTCACGCTGGGGCAGGGGTTGCTCAGAATGCTCGGCGACATCCACGGGGTGATGGTCACCGACGCCGACATCGAGCAGATCAGGCGGGCCATGCTGGCCATGCCACCCCATCCCGACGTGGAAGCCGGCCTGACCCGGCTCGCGGACGCCGGTTTTCGCCTGGTGACGCTCACGAACTCGCCCTTCGACGCCGACGGCCGGAGCCCGCTGGAGCACGCCGGTCTCGCGCACCACTTCGAGCGGCAGTTCAGCGTCGACACGGTTCGCGCCTTCAAACCGGCACCCCGGGCCTATCACCTGGTCACGCAGTCTCTGCGGGTTCCCCCGGCCTCGTGCTTCCTGGTCGCCGCGCATCTGTGGGACACGATGGGCGCGCAGAGCTGCGGCTACACCGCCGGACTGATCACCCGGCCGGGGCACGCCCGCTGCCCGTCGAGTCGCTGCCGAGGCCGAACCTGGTCGCGCCGGACCTGCCCGGCCTGGCCGATCAGCTCATCCGGTTCCGGCGCTGACGGCGAGTTCCGCCGGCGGGCACGCCGGGATGATGCCGGGATCGCGCCGGGATCACTGCGGGATCACCGCGGCACGCATGGCGGCCCCCGGACATCGCAGGTCGAGACCCGGGCCGCCCGGAAAGGACCGGCCCGTTAT